The Vitis vinifera cultivar Pinot Noir 40024 chromosome 1, ASM3070453v1 DNA segment AACCCATTTTTTGTTTCTGCTGACCTAACTGTAATCTCATTGAGGCCCAATGGACCAGGCCcaaaaagaaattatggaccacGTGGCATCCGATGGGCCTgggatttcaaaataataacaaaaaaaataatgtcttgtttgttttttttgttttaagatttaaagatattttgataatttttttaaaaaaaattatcacctTTTTTAAGATAACTTTGTATTAACGATTTTTGACTTGTGTTTCCCATCCAAACAGTCCAAATTATCCCCCAAACACTGCCCAGTAAtgtaaattaaacatatataagCATATAACATCATATAGCatcaataacaacaacaatattaaataaaataacaataatatttgtgttttgaaaaatttaaaacccTATTTTAGGAATTGTTTGGGTTAATTATTTCCCTCAACGATTCAAGACTCTCCACATAATTACAAACACTGGGAGGACATCCCACCCCATACATCTCTGGTTTCACCAAAGATTTGAACCTCATCCTCCTCCTTTCTATATCATAATACACCACATATATCTTCTCACTTGACTCCGACTGTGGAAAAAACACCAGTTCAGCCCCATGCGTTGTTTCAAATATCAGATGACAAAACGAAGGCATGCCCCGCTTCACATCCCTCCAAATCGATGgaaagacaatttttttctccatacTCCAAGTCCCATTTCGATCGTCTTCCAGTACCCACACCCTCATACTGTCGCCGCCATCGACGAGACCATGGTAATTCACCATGGCCACCCGCCCATCTAACTGTACTATGGCGGAATGGATGGTACGACAGGGGGATGGAACCAGTCGAAACCTCTCCTCCGCCACATCGAACGCCACTACGTTCTTCTCCCGCAGATTATTCCAGTACATAGTTCCGCCGACGCAGACACTGTGCCGGTTCCCGGGGACGGAGATGTTGGATTCAGGGATAAGACTCCGCCATGTGTTGGATCCCAGAGTGAAAATCTCGAATCTGGACGACCAATCGAGGGACGACCAATAAACTTTCCAGGTCCTCAAGATTTTGTAGGTGTTGTTACGAGGTTCGAATCCGAGGGAGCAATGCGAACTGGTTTGTATCCATTTCGGGAAATTAATTGCCGTCGTCGGAAGGATCACGCGCTCTTTAGTGCTCAGGTTGCAGACTTGGGGTTGGGGATCGTCCTGGCAGATGAGTCCGTTTATACACTCGGAGAACCCTGAAAGAGAGAAGTCGTTGCGGAAAGCGTTGCAGTGGCCTTCTTCCTCCGAGTGGTCTATGTAGAACAGGAGTCTCCACGGCCAGTGGGCGACGCTGGGAAAGCAGAGAAGGAGAAGGTTGCCGCCGGCGCGAGTAACGGAAAGGGTTCGGTGCAGTTCGATAAAGGATGAATCGGAGATGATACTACGCCAAAGCTTACAAACGCACCGGAACCGAAGTAACGATTTCACCGGAAGTCTGGCGAGTATTTCAACTACCACGTCGTCGGGAATTTGAACGACGGCCGTGATCTTCTCACCGCAGTTAGAAAATTTATACTCGAGTCCATGAGTCCATGgtacatatattaattttagtttctatttatttatatatatatattttgataattttatatatatatatatatatataaaactgttttttggaaaatacatgttagaagaaaatattctttttaatacaattcGTGGGATTTTCAAACTAG contains these protein-coding regions:
- the LOC104879367 gene encoding putative F-box protein At5g52610, whose protein sequence is MNRRLYDAKACRRTWIGATIDRKSDEYFKHHVVRNENGACHPLAAVTATAMKITAVVQIPDDVVVEILARLPVKSLLRFRCVCKLWRSIISDSSFIELHRTLSVTRAGGNLLLLCFPSVAHWPWRLLFYIDHSEEEGHCNAFRNDFSLSGFSECINGLICQDDPQPQVCNLSTKERVILPTTAINFPKWIQTSSHCSLGFEPRNNTYKILRTWKVYWSSLDWSSRFEIFTLGSNTWRSLIPESNISVPGNRHSVCVGGTMYWNNLREKNVVAFDVAEERFRLVPSPCRTIHSAIVQLDGRVAMVNYHGLVDGGDSMRVWVLEDDRNGTWSMEKKIVFPSIWRDVKRGMPSFCHLIFETTHGAELVFFPQSESSEKIYVVYYDIERRRMRFKSLVKPEMYGVGCPPSVCNYVESLESLREIINPNNS